Sequence from the bacterium genome:
ACTGTCCGGCGGCGATTCGCGGCAGCGCCGCCGCTGCAACGCGGGAGCGGAATCGATGCTTTGCGAACACTATAGTCAGAAATAGTGTCGCGGTTGGGACGAGGCAAGCGGCCCCCGCTGGCTTTGCTGCTTTGGCCGAAAAAGCAGAAAAGGGTCTTTCGGCTTCTCACTGCAAGTTCCTAACCGGACATTGCTGGGGTGCGGGGGATTCAATCCATCCTCTTCCCCTTTTCCACTATCCGTCTTTGCAGCCTCACGTGAGCCACGACAAAGAAAAGGGGCACACCGCACGGTGGGTGTGCCCCTATACAATCGTTGTTGCTCTGTCCTCTTCCTATCGCCTACAGCCCCAGCACCCGGCCGATGTCGTTGGCCGTGGCGAACACCATCAGCGCCAGCACGATCACCAGCCCCACCTGGATCAGCCGCATGCGCTGCTTGGCCGACAGCGGACGGCCGAAACGTACGGCCTCGATGGCCAGGAACAGCAGGTGGCCGCCATCCAGCACCGGGATGGGCAGAAGGTTCAGCAGGCCGAGGTTGATGCTCAGGATGGCGATGAAGGCCCACAGCTCGCCGGAGCGGGCCGACTCGCCAGCCATCTGGCCGATGATCACCGGCCCGCCCAGGAAATCACGCGCCTCGCGCACCGGTATCTCGCGGCGGACCAGGCCGCCCACCAACCCGGTCAGGCTGCGTACGATGTAGACCGTGGCGTAAGCCGTGTTGCTGGCCCCGCCGACCACGGCCCGTCCCAGGGTCATGTCGATTCGCACCCCGGGCGAGGGGGGACGGATGCCGATCAGCCCGACCTCCTTAAGCTGGTCGCCCTCGCCTCCGGGCAGACGGCTCTTTTCGGGGGTGATGCTGTAGCTCAGCGGCTGGGCCTCGCCCTCGCGCCGCACCTCGATGCTCAGCGTCACGCCGGGGCTGTTGTGGATGATGCGGGTCATCTCCTGCCAGCTTTTCACCGGGACCCCGTCAATGCTGACGATCCGGTCCCCACGCTGCAGGCCGGCCGCGGCCGCCGGCTTACCCGGCACGGTGCCGCCCACCTCCGGCTCGATCATCGGCTGGAGCGCTGACGCAAGCCGCCCGCGCAGGCTGTCGGCCGGAGTGCTGACCGAGGCCGAATAGTCTGTCCCTCCGGCGGGGCTCTCCAGGTCGAATTTCACCGCCGGGCCTTTCGACCCGTCGATGGCCTCCATCAGCTCGTTCCAGTTGGTCACCTCTTTACCATCCACCCGTGTCACCCGGCTGAACGGCTCGATCTGTTCCAGCCCGGGCAGGGAGGAGGGGTTTGCGATCTCGGCGATGACCGTGGTGCCGTAGGTCTGGGCGCCCGAAAAATACAGGGTGCAGATATAGATGACCGCGGCCAGGACCATGTTCATCAGCGGGCCGGCCACGATGACCAGGACACGGGCGGGAAGGCTCTTGGCGCTGAAACGCCGCGCCGGGTCGATGGTGATCCCGGTCTCCTCCTCGAGCTGCTTCTCGTCCTCTGCCGCGCCCTCCAGGGCCTCCACCGGGTCCTCCCCAGTCATCTTGACATAGCCGCCGAACGGGATGGCGCTCAGGGCGTACTCGGTCTCGCCGCGGCGCACGGCCAGGAGGGGCTTGCCCAGGCCGATGGAGAAGCGCAGCACCTGCACGCCCACGGCCTTGGCCGCCAGGAAATGGCCCAGCTCGTGGACAAAGATGCAGATCCCCAGCACGAACACGGTGACAAGTATCGTAACCAGCATCGGACTCTCTCTTCTTTTGATCTTTCCACTCATCACGCGGGCCCGGTACTACGGCCCGAAAAATAATCTACTAAATTATACTCTTTTCCGGATGCAAAATCCAAGCCGACCTGGCGCTCACAGCGATGCCGCGTACTCGCGGGCCCAGCGGTCGGCCTCCAGGATCGTCTCCAGCGAGGGTTCGGACGTGCCCGGAGCCGCGGCGAGGGTCTTCTCGATCAGCCGCGGGATGTCCATGAACCCGATCGCGCCCCGGCTGAAAGCGGACACCGCCGCCTCATTTGCGGCATTGAACACCGCGGTGGCCACCCCACCCTGTCGTCCGGCGGCGTAGGCCAGTTCCAGGCAGGGGAAATTCCGGCTGTCCACCCGCTCGAAAGTCAGGCAACCCAGGGCCGGGAAATCGGGCTTGGCCAGGGGGCCGCACTGCCGGGTGGGCCAGGTCAGGGCGTACTGGATCGGGATACGCATGTCGGGCACGCCCATGTGCGCCAGCACGGCGCCGTCCCCGTACACCGACATGCCGTGGACTATGGACTGCGGGTGCACCAGCACGTCGATGGCCTCGTAGCCCAGTCCGAACAGGAAATGCGCCTCGATCACCTCGAGGCCCTTGTTGGCCAGGCTGGCCGAATCGACCGTGATCTTGGGCCCCATGGACCAGG
This genomic interval carries:
- the rseP gene encoding RIP metalloprotease RseP; protein product: MLVTILVTVFVLGICIFVHELGHFLAAKAVGVQVLRFSIGLGKPLLAVRRGETEYALSAIPFGGYVKMTGEDPVEALEGAAEDEKQLEEETGITIDPARRFSAKSLPARVLVIVAGPLMNMVLAAVIYICTLYFSGAQTYGTTVIAEIANPSSLPGLEQIEPFSRVTRVDGKEVTNWNELMEAIDGSKGPAVKFDLESPAGGTDYSASVSTPADSLRGRLASALQPMIEPEVGGTVPGKPAAAAGLQRGDRIVSIDGVPVKSWQEMTRIIHNSPGVTLSIEVRREGEAQPLSYSITPEKSRLPGGEGDQLKEVGLIGIRPPSPGVRIDMTLGRAVVGGASNTAYATVYIVRSLTGLVGGLVRREIPVREARDFLGGPVIIGQMAGESARSGELWAFIAILSINLGLLNLLPIPVLDGGHLLFLAIEAVRFGRPLSAKQRMRLIQVGLVIVLALMVFATANDIGRVLGL